Proteins encoded together in one Rhodospirillaceae bacterium window:
- a CDS encoding DUF1489 domain-containing protein, with product MTVHLVKLCVGIDSIAELVRYREEMAQKRRTSKKPLEDQHWTRSFPRRADEVLDGGSLYWVIRGRLCVRHRILRLDEVEDEAGKAYCAIVYDPTVIVTEIRPRRAFQGWRYLEVEDAPPDLPDQRSALAHAIAEEALPEDLRQELRGLGLL from the coding sequence ATGACGGTTCACCTGGTCAAACTCTGCGTCGGCATCGACAGTATCGCCGAGCTTGTGCGCTACCGCGAAGAGATGGCGCAGAAGCGCCGCACCTCGAAGAAACCACTGGAAGATCAGCATTGGACGCGATCCTTCCCGCGCCGCGCGGATGAGGTGCTGGATGGCGGCTCGCTCTATTGGGTCATTCGCGGCAGGCTCTGCGTGCGCCATCGCATTCTGCGCCTGGATGAGGTCGAGGATGAGGCGGGCAAGGCCTATTGCGCCATCGTCTATGACCCGACCGTGATCGTGACGGAGATTCGTCCGCGGCGCGCTTTTCAGGGTTGGCGCTATCTGGAGGTGGAGGATGCGCCGCCGGATTTGCCCGATCAGCGATCGGCTCTGGCGCACGCCATTGCCGAGGAAGCCTTGCCGGAGGATCTGCGTCAGGAACTGCGCGGTCTCGGACTGCTTTAG
- a CDS encoding hydrolase, with amino-acid sequence MLLKRDNSQLLVVDMQERLAPAIDDIAGVAARCGILLQGAAELAVPVLISEQYRKGLGATLPTLLALAGKHQAFEKVEFSCFANPLLRAALTKVPGRNTIICGTEAHVCVLQTALEMREAGHEVSLVADAVGSRRAESKSVAIARMRAAGIDVVTSEMVLFEWLRTAAAAEFKAISRLIR; translated from the coding sequence ATGTTGCTGAAGCGTGACAATTCTCAATTGCTGGTTGTCGATATGCAGGAACGCCTGGCGCCCGCGATCGACGATATCGCCGGTGTCGCGGCGCGCTGCGGAATCCTGCTGCAGGGGGCGGCCGAACTCGCCGTGCCGGTGCTGATTTCCGAGCAATACCGCAAGGGATTGGGGGCGACCTTGCCAACGCTGCTGGCGCTCGCCGGCAAGCATCAAGCGTTTGAGAAGGTGGAGTTCTCCTGCTTTGCCAATCCTCTTCTGCGCGCGGCACTCACCAAGGTCCCCGGGCGTAACACGATCATCTGCGGCACGGAGGCGCATGTCTGTGTATTGCAGACGGCGCTGGAGATGCGGGAAGCGGGTCACGAGGTCAGCTTGGTGGCCGATGCCGTGGGTTCGCGCCGGGCCGAGAGCAAGAGCGTCGCGATCGCGCGGATGCGCGCTGCGGGTATTGACGTGGTGACCAGCGAAATGGTGCTCTTTGAGTGGTTGCGCACGGCGGCGGCGGCGGAATTCAAGGCGATCTCGCGCTTGATTCGCTGA
- a CDS encoding DEAD/DEAH box helicase: MVFSDLGLSPELIRAVTEAGYIEPTPIQAQAIPTVLMGRDVLGCAQTGTGKTAGFTLPMIDILANGRAKARMPRSLIVEPTRELAAQVAQNFEKYGKYHNLKHALIIGGEGFAEQEARLMGGVDVLIATPGRLLDLFERGKILLIDVKILVIDEADRMLDMGFIPDVERIVSLLPKIRQTLFFSATMAPEIRRLSDQFLMNPKEITVSAPASTATTVTQGMIVVNDMDKREALRRLIRNENVGNALIFCNRKVDVDILYKSLTKHGFKAVRLHGDLAQSARSETLEMFKRGEASLMVCSDVAARGIDIAGLTHVFNFDTPIHAEDYVHRIGRTGRAGKEGRAFTFATPDDGKNIAAIVKLIGKEIPTITIEGIESQPFGEGDGRRGRGRSRGAPSSGRNDRGRGGKDRPRHGDRPQRDERPQAAVAETDMTALPVADIEQPVTVLDVEANGAVPNEAKSRTPRRRRGGKKDNVAVAANSEAVIDAAIPHPTETLHRHDLLEASTALPEAIDTNAHVQGQKSLVPVQPHENRHQRRANSKPHHEEEAMIAGHGFGDHLPAFLRRPVRLPAGDRRTGK; the protein is encoded by the coding sequence ATGGTTTTTTCCGATCTGGGGCTCAGCCCCGAGCTTATCCGCGCGGTCACCGAAGCCGGCTATATTGAACCGACGCCGATCCAGGCGCAGGCCATTCCGACGGTGCTGATGGGGCGCGACGTGCTGGGCTGTGCCCAAACCGGCACCGGCAAGACCGCCGGCTTCACCCTGCCGATGATCGACATCCTGGCGAACGGCCGCGCCAAGGCGCGCATGCCGCGTTCGCTGATCGTCGAGCCGACGCGGGAACTGGCGGCCCAGGTCGCGCAGAACTTCGAGAAGTACGGCAAGTACCACAACCTCAAGCACGCCCTCATCATCGGCGGTGAAGGTTTCGCCGAACAGGAAGCCAGGCTGATGGGCGGCGTCGACGTGCTCATCGCAACGCCCGGGCGCCTGCTCGATCTGTTCGAGCGCGGCAAGATCCTGCTCATCGATGTGAAGATCCTGGTCATCGACGAAGCCGATCGCATGCTGGACATGGGTTTCATTCCCGATGTCGAACGCATCGTCAGCCTGCTGCCGAAGATCCGCCAGACATTGTTCTTCTCGGCCACGATGGCGCCAGAAATTCGCCGTCTCTCCGACCAGTTCCTGATGAACCCGAAAGAGATCACGGTCTCGGCGCCCGCCAGCACGGCGACAACCGTCACCCAGGGCATGATCGTCGTCAACGACATGGACAAGCGCGAAGCGCTGCGTCGCCTTATCCGCAATGAGAATGTCGGCAACGCGCTGATCTTCTGCAACCGCAAGGTCGATGTCGACATCCTCTACAAGTCGCTCACCAAGCATGGCTTCAAGGCCGTGCGCCTGCATGGCGATCTCGCGCAGTCGGCGCGCAGCGAAACGCTGGAAATGTTCAAGCGCGGCGAAGCATCGCTCATGGTCTGCAGCGACGTTGCCGCCCGCGGCATCGACATTGCCGGCCTCACCCATGTATTCAACTTCGACACGCCGATTCACGCCGAGGACTATGTCCACCGCATCGGTCGCACCGGCCGCGCCGGCAAGGAAGGCCGCGCCTTCACCTTCGCGACACCCGATGACGGCAAGAACATCGCCGCGATCGTCAAGCTGATCGGCAAGGAAATTCCCACCATCACCATCGAGGGCATCGAATCGCAGCCCTTCGGCGAAGGCGACGGCCGTCGTGGCCGTGGTCGCAGCCGCGGTGCACCGTCGTCGGGCCGCAATGATCGCGGCCGTGGCGGCAAGGATCGCCCGCGTCATGGCGACCGCCCGCAGCGCGATGAGCGGCCCCAGGCCGCCGTTGCCGAGACGGACATGACGGCCCTGCCCGTAGCCGATATCGAACAGCCAGTGACGGTCCTCGATGTCGAGGCCAATGGCGCCGTGCCGAATGAAGCGAAGTCGCGCACGCCGCGTCGTCGCCGCGGCGGCAAGAAGGACAATGTCGCGGTCGCAGCAAACTCGGAAGCCGTGATCGATGCGGCGATTCCGCATCCGACCGAAACGCTGCATCGCCATGACCTGCTCGAAGCCAGCACGGCCCTGCCGGAGGCGATCGACACGAACGCCCATGTGCAAGGCCAGAAGAGCTTGGTGCCCGTTCAGCCGCATGAGAACAGGCATCAACGCCGCGCCAATTCCAAGCCGCATCATGAAGAAGAAGCAATGATCGCTGGCCACGGCTTTGGCGATCATCTGCCGGCCTTCCTGCGTCGCCCGGTACGCCTGCCCGCAGGCGACCGGCGGACTGGAAAGTAG